The DNA window ATCAACGTAGGGTTTACTACCATTACCGCTCCGGTTAGCGGATACATCGGGAGAATACAGTACAAAAAGGGAAGCCTGATTTCCAGGAATGATGCTCATCCTCTAACGCTCCTTTCGGACATCAGTGAAATCTATGCTTATTTCTCACTGAGCGAACTGGATTTCATCGGTTTCCAGAAAACTTATGCAGGAGCAACTCTTGAGGAAAAGCTTAAAAACATGCCGATGGTAGACCTGATTATTGCCGATAACAGCCTATATCCTCAGCGAGGTGTGATGAAAATTGTTGACGGACAGTTTGATAGATCTACCGGAGCCATCAGCGTACGGGCAGTTTTTCCTAATCCAAACGGGGTTCTCAGGACTGGAAATACCGGAAGAATTCGGATGCCTCAGCTGTTTTCCAACGCTGTAGTGATCCCTCAGGAATCCACGTTCGAAATCCAGGACAAAACCTATGTATACGTAGTAGGAAAAGACGGGAAAGTGAATGGAACACCTGTAAAAATATCAGGAAAAACAGAAAGCTATTATTTCATTTCAGAAGGGCTGGCCAAAGGGGACAAAATTGTATTCACCGGCATCGGCAACCTGAAGGACGGCGTTTTGATCAAGCAAAAACCAGTTTCTTCTGACAGCCTGCTGAAGGCTAAACCTTTGTAGGCCTTTTCTAAGCTTCAACAACATTAAAAAATTAAACCATCCCATGTTAAAACAATTTATAGAAAGACCGGTACTTTCAACCGTCATCTCCATTATCCTGCTGCTGCTGGGGGCGCTGTCGGTATTCAATCTTCCGATTACCCTTTTTCCGGATATTGCCCCGCCCAGCGTTCAGGTAACTGCATTTTACCCCGGCGCCAATGCGGAAGTTGTGGCCCGTTCAGTGGCAACGCCCATTGAAGAAGCCGTAAACGGTGTGGAAAACATGACGTACATGACTTCCAACTCCAGCAATGACGGTACGATGACGCTCAGCGTATTCTTTAAGCAGGGTTCAGATGCAGACAATGCTGCCGTTAATGTACAGAACCGGGTATCGAAAGCCATGAGCCAGCTTCCGCAGGAAGTGGTGCAGGCCGGAATTTCTACCCAGAAAGTGCAGAACAGCATGATTATGTTTATGGGTTTAACCAGTGATGACCCTAAACAGTATGATGAGCTTTTCCTTCAGAATTATATGAAGATCAACATCATTCCCCAGATCCAGCGTATCCCGGGTGTAGCCCAGGCACAGGTATTCGGGACGAGGGATTACTCTATGAGGATCTGGTTGAAGCCGGACCGATTGGCTGCCAACAACCTGTCACCTCAGGAAGTTCTGGCCGCAGTGAGGGACCACAACCTGGAAGCCGCACCGGGCCGCCTCGGGCAGGGAAGCAAGGAAACTTATGAATACATCCTTAAATACAAGGGGAAACTGAATAAAAACGAAGACTACGAAAATATCACGATTAAAGCGAATAATGACGGATCTTCCCTGAGGCTGAAAGATGTGGCAAGAGTGGAATTCGGTTCCTATACTTATACTGCGGCCAACAGAGTGGATGGGAAACCGGTGTCCGGTTTTGCTATTCTGCAGACGGCAGGATCCAACGCTAATGATATCCTGACTGAAATTGAAAAGCAGGTAGACCAGTTTTCTACCACACTGCCTAAGGGAGTAAAGCCGATCATCATGTATAATTCCAAAGATTTCCTGGATGCATCCATCCATCAGGTTGTGGAAACGCTGGTGATTGCATTCATCCTGGTATTTATTGTGGTGTATATTTTCCTTCAGGATTTCAGGTCCACTTTAATCCCCGCCATTGCGGTTCCGGTAGCTATTATCGGTACTTTCTTCTTCCTCCAGCTGTTTGGTTTCAGCATCAATATGCTGACCCTGTTTGCTTTGGTTCTGGCGATCGGCATTGTGGTAGATGATGCCATTGTCGTGGTAGAGGCCGTCCATTCTAAAATGGAACACACCAGAATGCCGGTAGACCAGGCGACTACGCATTCGATGAGCGAAATTTCCGGAGCCATTATTTCGATCACCCTCGTGATGTGTGCCGTATTTATTCCCGTAGGATTCATGCAGGGCCCGGCAGGAGTCTTTTATCGTCAGTTTGCATTTACCCTGGTTATTGCAATTATGATTTCAGCGGTGAACGCTTTAACGTTAAGTCCTGCTTTATGCGCCCTGATTCTGAACGATCCTGAGCACGGCAGTGAAGGCCACGGAAACAAAAAAGGCTTCGGAGCCAGGTTTTTCAGGGCATTCAATACCAGCTTCAATAAGATGACCAACAAATACATCTACAGCCTTAAATTCCTGATCAAAAATAAATGGGTTGCTGTAGGAGGCCTTGCGCTCATTACTTTAGCAAGCGTATTCCTGATCAGGAAGGCACCTTCAGGGTTTATTCCCACCGAAGACCAGGGATTTGTCCTGTATGCCGTAAATACGCCTCCCGGAAGTTCACTGGAAAGGACGCATAGGGCTACGGAACAGATCGACGCAATTGTAAAAGGGGAAAAGGCAACCAATCACCTCTGGGTTGCCGACGGCCTCAACTTTATCAGCAATGCCAATGCTTCACCATATTCAGCAGGTTTCATTAAACTTAAAGATTATGAAGACCGCGGCGAAATGAAAGATCCGGACCAGATTGCGGCTGCGCTGACCGGTAAGGTAAGCCAGGTAAAAGACGCCAGCGCCTTCTTCTTCAACTTCCCTACGGTTCAGGGCTTCGGGAATGTTTCCGGCTTTGAGTTCATGCTTCAGGATAAAACAAACGGGTCTTTTGAGCAGCTGGGCAAAACTACGCAGGCTTTCATCGGTGAACTGATGAAACGTCCGGAAATCGCATTTGCCTTTACGACATATGCCGCCGGGAACCCTCAGTACACCATTGATGTGGATGCGGATAAAGCCAACCAGCTGGGCGTTTCGGTAACGGAACTGATGCAGACGATGCAGATCTATTACGGAAGCAGCTTTGTATCGGATTTTAACCGTTTCGGAAAATATTACCGGGTCATGGCTCAGGCAGATATTCCCTACCGTACGGATGCCAATTCCCTGGAAGGCATCTATGTGAAGAACAACATGGGTGAAATGGTACCGGTAAAAACCCTGGTAACCCTGCAAAGGACCTTTGGCCCGGAAACCGTTACCAGAAACAATCTGTTTAACGCAGTGACGATCAACGGAACCCCAAAACCCGGCTACAGTACCGGGGATGCCATCAAAGCTGTGGAAGAAGTAGCACAGCAGTCCCTGCCGAGAGGCTACGGTTATGAATGGACCGGTATTACGCGTGAAGAAATCAAGACCGGAGGACAGACTGCATTTGTATTCCTGCTGAGCATCCTGTTCGTGTATTTCCTGCTGGCGGCGCAGTACGAAAGCTATATCCTGCCGTTTGCTGTGATCCTTACCGTTCCTACGGGAATCTTCGGAGTCTTTGCTTTTACGGGCTTAGCCGGGATTGATAATAATATTTATGTTCAGGTCGGACTGATCATGCTGGTCGGATTACTGGCTAAGAATGCCATCCTGATCGTGGAATTTGCCGTCCAGAGGAGAAAGGCGGGAAAAACATTGATTGAATCTGCGTTACAGGCATCCAGGCTCCGTCTGAGACCGATCCTGATGACCTCATTCGCTTTTATTATCGGTATGCTTCCGCTGGTATGGACGCAGGGAGCCGCCGCGAAGGGGAATCACTCCATCGGCATCAGTACAGTAGGCGGAATGTTTACCGGAGTAGTCCTGGGGATTTTTATCATTCCTGTAATGTATGTGATCTTCCAGTACCTGCACGAAAAAATGCCGAGCAGAAAAAAGAAAAAGCTTCAACGACAGAAACTGCTGGCTGCAGCTAACTGAGACTGTTTATGACAGGCAGGAAACGATTTGTAAAAATAGTAAGCCGTCAATCATCATCAGGATATTTCGGGATAAAACCATACTAAACTATGTAACATTATGAAAAAAGTAAAAAATATCATTATAACATTTGCAGTGGCATTGGGATCTGTTTCATGTGTGTCTAAACTGGCTTTTAAAGAGCCGGAGACCCATCTTCCCGAACAGTTCCAGTATACGGCTACAGCGGATACCGCAAGTATTGCGAACCTTCAATGGAGAGAGTTTTTCAGTGATCCGGTCCTCCAGAAACTTATTGAAAAGGGCATCCAACATAACTACGACCTGCAGATTGCCTTACAGCAGGTCGCTTCTTCACAGGAGCGGCTGATGCAGGCCAGATACCTTCAGTATCCGGATATCGGATTCGGTGTTGCTGCACAGATTTCAAAGCCTTCAAAGAACAGCATGAACGGCCAGAGCCTGAACCTGTTCCTGGGCCAGAACCATGTGGAAGATTACAACGCCGCTTTCAACCTTTCCTGGGAAGCGGACATATGGGGGAAAATCAAAAACCAGCAGGAAGTATCCAGAATGCAGTACCTTCAGACCTATGAAGCGACCAAGGCTATCCAGACCCAGGTGGTTGCGGCCATTGCACAAGGTTATTACAACCTGCTGATGCTGGACAAACAGTTACAGATTGCACAATCCAATCTGGAACTGAGCCGGAATACGCTTTCCATCACAGAAAAAATGTGGCAGAGCGGTGATACGACTTCTCTGGGCGTCCAGCAGGCTACTGCCCAGAAACAGTCTACAGAGTTTCTAATTGCCCAGCTCGAGCAGAATATTGCCATTCAGGAGAACGCACTGAGCATCCTGGTAGGTGAAAATCCGGGAAAAGTTAACAGGACGCTTGAAATGTCCGATACTTCCCTGCCCCAGCATATTTCTGCTGGGTTGCCTGCTGCAATGGTGAGCCGCCGTCCGGATGTACGCCGTCAGGAACTGGCTGTGCTGGAATCCAATGCCATGGTAGGCATTGCCCAGGCCAATATGTATCCTGCACTGAGGATTACTGCAAACGGTGGCGTCAATTCATTTAAATTTGACAACTGGTTCCAGATGCCGGCATCCCTGTTCGGTTCGGTTTTGGGAGGGCTTACCCAGCCTATTTTCCAGAAGAGGCAGTTGAAAACAGACCTGAATGTCGCTAAAATCCAGAGAGAGAGAAATGTACTGGCCTTCCGGCAGTCGGTTTTAAATGCGGTAGGTGAAGTTTCTGATGCCCTGGTATCCAATGAAAGCCTGAAGATCCAGGAACAGAAAGCATCGGAACAGGTGACTACCCTCAAAGATGGGATCAAAAGCGCCGAAATGCTTTATAAAGGAGGAATGGCCAATTACCTTGAAGTCATTACCGCACAGGGAAATTCCCTGCAGGCTGAATTGAATCTGGCATCCGTAAAAAGACAGCGCCTGAGCAGCATTGTCGATCTGTACCGGGCCCTAGGCGGCGGATGGAAATAATGAACGCATCAAAAACTATTGATTATATTGTTAGAAAGTGTGGCCTTCCGGGGCCGCATTTTTTATAAACTTATAGAATAAAAAATGTAGAAGATTTAAGGAAACTTAATTTCTTCTCGTGGGATAAAAAACCCTTTAATACAATTTAAGTTTCTAATACAAATTTGGATATGATTTTTAGTTTGTATACCAGCTCCTTCGTATGCAGGACCACCTTCAGTAAAAATACCTCTTGAAGTATCGAATCTTCTTATCTTACTAAAGCCTTTTTTATCTTCATCACTTTTAATTCCATCTTCTATTTTTTGATGCAGATATTCAATTACAGCACAATCTAATTCCCTCAAAAGTAAATCTTTATGCTCATCTTTCTTCACGTCCTTATTTTTTGGAAGTTTTTTTCCTGCAAATTCTATATCCTCCTTAAATAATTCATAGTATATACAAAGGATATCTATAAATTTAGAATCTGTGAAATCAAGACAATAATCTAATTGGTAAACTACGCCAAGTATGGAAGGTTTAGTAATCTCTCCACGACTAAATTTGTCTTCTGACCACTTTAGAGCTCTTTCGTAATTATTTTCCCAAACGTAAAACCCATGACCAAGCCAATCAAACTTTTCTTGACTTTTTTTGACTTTATTTGGAGACATAACTAACTCATCACGAATAGATTCATCACATCCATGGAATCCGATCATTAGATTAGGTCTACTATTGTAAATCAACTTAAAAAGTTATTTCTCTGTAATAAACCTCTGAAGATTGCCATATGCTCTAGTAAAATCCTCATTTTTGTTAAGTATTTTTGCAGATTGTAAGGATATCATAACCTTAGCCCTATCTTTTTTCTTAGTCTTAATATTTTTAGCGAGTGCTTTCAATAATTTTATTTGATCAGTTTCCATATGTATTTTTTGAAATTTTAATTGCTATATACAAAGTAACATATTCTAAAAATAAAAAACAATACAATAATAATCAAATCGTTATATATCTTATAGAACTTTCTTAATCCCTTCAATTAGCCAATCAAAATCACTTGGTCCATATCCTAATGGCAGGTAATAAATATCATCCGCTTTGCGGTACCAGGTCAGCTGGCGTTTTGCGTACCTCCGGCTGTTTTTTTTGATCTCGGAAACGGCAAAATCCAGCTCCCATTCCTCGTTAAAATATTTAAAGAGCTCAGAATAGCCCACAGTATTCAGTGCGGTCAGATGTTTGAAATCTTCCAGCCTCTTGGCTTCTTCCAGGAGGCCGTTTTCCATCATGATGTCCACTCTTTTATTGATCCTTTCATATAAAGCTTCCCGGGGAGCCTCAATTCCGATACGGATTACGTTAAAGTCCCTTGAGGCCTGAGAAGCGGAGATGAGATCAGAATATTTCGTCTGGGTCTGCCAGATAACGTCTATAGCACGCAGGAGCCTCCTGTGGTTATGGATGTCCACCACTTCAAAATAGGCAGGGTCCAGGTCTTTCAGTATCTCCTGAAGTTTTTCGATACCCTCATTTTCAAGAATGACCCGCAGTTTTTCCTGGTTTTCCTCATCAGCTTCCGGAAGGTCATTCAATCCTTCCAGTACAGCTTTTTCATACATCATGCTGCCACCGACCAGGATAACGGTATCGTGAGAGAGAAAAAGTTCCTGGAGTTTCTGTAAAGCGTCGTGTTCGTACTGCCCGATAGAATAATAATCCTGAATGGAAAGATTGCCTATAAAGTGATGCACCGCCTCTGACAGTTCCTGCTCAGAAGGAGATGCCGTACCGATTTTCATTTCCCTAAAAAACTGCCTGGAGTCGCAGGAAATGATTTCAGTCCCGAAATGTTTTGCCAGGTCAATTGCCAGCCTCGTCTTACCAATTCCCGTGGGGCCTACTACAGAAATCAAATTTTTCATCCGTTCACGTTCATTATTATATCTGCCAGATAGAATCTGTACAGATTTCACCGTGCTAATTTAAATGTTTATCTTTGTACAACAATAGAAAAGTATGATTTTATCCATGACCGGCTTTGGTAGAGCCGAAGGTGTTTTTGAAGGAAAAAAAATCTCCGTAGATATCAAATCCCTGAACAGCAAAAGCTTCGACCTGAATATTAAAGTTCCGTTACGCTATAAGGAAAAAGAGTTTGAAATCAGGAAAATCCTTAACGACCGTATCATCCGCGGAAAGGTAGACTGCTACGTTACCGTAGAGAACCTTCAGGAAACCACGGACGTAAAAATCAATAAAAACCTTATTGACTCTTACATTGCGGAACTGCGCACTGTTGCTTCTGACGGACCCGATTTCGAATACCTGAAAATGGCCGTACGTTTTCCCGATGCCATCACCTCAAGACCTGACGAACTTACTGAAGGGGAATGGGAAAATCTGGCCGGTATCGTTCATGGTGCAGTCAATAAGTTTGAAGAATTCCGGAAAGCGGAAGGCAAAATCCTGCATGAGGAACTGGAAAGGAACTTACAGAATATCGACCGGTACCTTTCTGAGGTGGTTCCTTTTGAAGAAGAGCGTATTAACAGCGTAAAAGAGCGGTACCAGAAGTCGCTTAAAGAATTCGAGAATGTGGACGAGACCCGTTTTTACCAGGAAATGGCTTACTTTACGGAAAAACTGGACATTTCCGAAGAAAAGGTACGTCTTGCGCAGCACCTTAAATACTATCAGGAAGTAATGGACAACGAAGACTTTAACGGTAAGAAGCTGGGCTTCATTTCACAGGAAATCGGCAGGGAGATCAACACCTTGGGTTCCAAAGCCAATCATGCAGCCATCCAGAAACTCGTGGTGATGATGAAAGACGATCTTGAAAAAATTAAGGAGCAGACCCTGAATGTTTTATAAAATAAATATCAGGTCAAAAGTGAAAGTTCACATACATTAATTATCAATTTTCTCTTATCATTCATGAATAAGGTCATTATATTTTCAGCCCCTTCCGGAAGCGGTAAAACCACATTGGTCAAACATGCCCTGGAAACCATTTCAGAACTCCAGTTTTCCATATCATGCACTACACGCAAGCCCAGAGGAAGCGAGGTACATGCAGTAGATTATCATTTTCTTTCGCCGGATGAATTCAGGCAGAAGATTGCAGAAGATGCTTTTGTGGAATATGAAGAGGTATACACAGACAAGTATTACGGAACGTTGAAATCTGAAGTGGAAAAGATATGGAACATGGGAAAAGTAGTTATTTTTGATGTAGATGTAAAGGGCGGGGTTTCCCTGAAAAAATATTTTGGAGAACAGGCATTGTCCATATTCATCAAACCTCCGAGCATTGAAGAGCTTGAAAGACGGCTGATCTCCAGGGATACGGATGATGCGGAGACCATAAGGATCAGGATCGAAAAATCCGAAGAGGAAATGTCCTACGCCGATCAGTTTGACACAATTGTGGTCAACGATGATCTGGAAAAAGCAAAAAAAGAAACAGAACTTTTAATAAGGAATTTTATAGCATCATCAGAGGCTGGGCTTTAAAGAATCCGAGAGGTGAAATTTAACAGGATAAATCACCACTTTTCAATTCAAATCACTACCTTCTGATTAACAAAACATTAAGTGGATATGAGTACCGAAACATTAGAAAAAGCTAAATCTGCCATTCCGGTAAAGGGATTTTTAGATATAAAAGATTTTGTCATTCCGGAAGGAGACGAACTGGTAAAAGCTATTCTGGAACTTAAAAAGGAAAAGAATGCCGTGATCCTCGCTCATTATTATCAGCCCGGAGACATCCAGGATATCGCCGACTTTCTCGGTGATTCCCTGCAACTTGCCCGACAGGCAAAAGATACGGATGCCGATATGATCGTCTTCTGCGGAGTTCATTTCATGGCTGAAGCTGCTAAAATCCTAAATCCTAC is part of the Chryseobacterium camelliae genome and encodes:
- a CDS encoding YicC/YloC family endoribonuclease, which codes for MILSMTGFGRAEGVFEGKKISVDIKSLNSKSFDLNIKVPLRYKEKEFEIRKILNDRIIRGKVDCYVTVENLQETTDVKINKNLIDSYIAELRTVASDGPDFEYLKMAVRFPDAITSRPDELTEGEWENLAGIVHGAVNKFEEFRKAEGKILHEELERNLQNIDRYLSEVVPFEEERINSVKERYQKSLKEFENVDETRFYQEMAYFTEKLDISEEKVRLAQHLKYYQEVMDNEDFNGKKLGFISQEIGREINTLGSKANHAAIQKLVVMMKDDLEKIKEQTLNVL
- a CDS encoding efflux RND transporter periplasmic adaptor subunit, which encodes MKQSVKTRIILLLSGIILLQSCTKAAENTAAAPPPPELPVYTVITSPATVYQEFPTALEGKNNVEIRSQVDGYLDKIYVEEGAYVRAGQPLFKIDSRAYGEQMHMAQANLQVANANIQKAKVEVDRLEPLVAAKVVSDVQLRTAKANYAAAVAAASQAKASVGGARINVGFTTITAPVSGYIGRIQYKKGSLISRNDAHPLTLLSDISEIYAYFSLSELDFIGFQKTYAGATLEEKLKNMPMVDLIIADNSLYPQRGVMKIVDGQFDRSTGAISVRAVFPNPNGVLRTGNTGRIRMPQLFSNAVVIPQESTFEIQDKTYVYVVGKDGKVNGTPVKISGKTESYYFISEGLAKGDKIVFTGIGNLKDGVLIKQKPVSSDSLLKAKPL
- a CDS encoding efflux RND transporter permease subunit: MLKQFIERPVLSTVISIILLLLGALSVFNLPITLFPDIAPPSVQVTAFYPGANAEVVARSVATPIEEAVNGVENMTYMTSNSSNDGTMTLSVFFKQGSDADNAAVNVQNRVSKAMSQLPQEVVQAGISTQKVQNSMIMFMGLTSDDPKQYDELFLQNYMKINIIPQIQRIPGVAQAQVFGTRDYSMRIWLKPDRLAANNLSPQEVLAAVRDHNLEAAPGRLGQGSKETYEYILKYKGKLNKNEDYENITIKANNDGSSLRLKDVARVEFGSYTYTAANRVDGKPVSGFAILQTAGSNANDILTEIEKQVDQFSTTLPKGVKPIIMYNSKDFLDASIHQVVETLVIAFILVFIVVYIFLQDFRSTLIPAIAVPVAIIGTFFFLQLFGFSINMLTLFALVLAIGIVVDDAIVVVEAVHSKMEHTRMPVDQATTHSMSEISGAIISITLVMCAVFIPVGFMQGPAGVFYRQFAFTLVIAIMISAVNALTLSPALCALILNDPEHGSEGHGNKKGFGARFFRAFNTSFNKMTNKYIYSLKFLIKNKWVAVGGLALITLASVFLIRKAPSGFIPTEDQGFVLYAVNTPPGSSLERTHRATEQIDAIVKGEKATNHLWVADGLNFISNANASPYSAGFIKLKDYEDRGEMKDPDQIAAALTGKVSQVKDASAFFFNFPTVQGFGNVSGFEFMLQDKTNGSFEQLGKTTQAFIGELMKRPEIAFAFTTYAAGNPQYTIDVDADKANQLGVSVTELMQTMQIYYGSSFVSDFNRFGKYYRVMAQADIPYRTDANSLEGIYVKNNMGEMVPVKTLVTLQRTFGPETVTRNNLFNAVTINGTPKPGYSTGDAIKAVEEVAQQSLPRGYGYEWTGITREEIKTGGQTAFVFLLSILFVYFLLAAQYESYILPFAVILTVPTGIFGVFAFTGLAGIDNNIYVQVGLIMLVGLLAKNAILIVEFAVQRRKAGKTLIESALQASRLRLRPILMTSFAFIIGMLPLVWTQGAAAKGNHSIGISTVGGMFTGVVLGIFIIPVMYVIFQYLHEKMPSRKKKKLQRQKLLAAAN
- a CDS encoding efflux transporter outer membrane subunit; this encodes MKKVKNIIITFAVALGSVSCVSKLAFKEPETHLPEQFQYTATADTASIANLQWREFFSDPVLQKLIEKGIQHNYDLQIALQQVASSQERLMQARYLQYPDIGFGVAAQISKPSKNSMNGQSLNLFLGQNHVEDYNAAFNLSWEADIWGKIKNQQEVSRMQYLQTYEATKAIQTQVVAAIAQGYYNLLMLDKQLQIAQSNLELSRNTLSITEKMWQSGDTTSLGVQQATAQKQSTEFLIAQLEQNIAIQENALSILVGENPGKVNRTLEMSDTSLPQHISAGLPAAMVSRRPDVRRQELAVLESNAMVGIAQANMYPALRITANGGVNSFKFDNWFQMPASLFGSVLGGLTQPIFQKRQLKTDLNVAKIQRERNVLAFRQSVLNAVGEVSDALVSNESLKIQEQKASEQVTTLKDGIKSAEMLYKGGMANYLEVITAQGNSLQAELNLASVKRQRLSSIVDLYRALGGGWK
- the miaA gene encoding tRNA (adenosine(37)-N6)-dimethylallyltransferase MiaA, whose translation is MKNLISVVGPTGIGKTRLAIDLAKHFGTEIISCDSRQFFREMKIGTASPSEQELSEAVHHFIGNLSIQDYYSIGQYEHDALQKLQELFLSHDTVILVGGSMMYEKAVLEGLNDLPEADEENQEKLRVILENEGIEKLQEILKDLDPAYFEVVDIHNHRRLLRAIDVIWQTQTKYSDLISASQASRDFNVIRIGIEAPREALYERINKRVDIMMENGLLEEAKRLEDFKHLTALNTVGYSELFKYFNEEWELDFAVSEIKKNSRRYAKRQLTWYRKADDIYYLPLGYGPSDFDWLIEGIKKVL
- the gmk gene encoding guanylate kinase encodes the protein MNKVIIFSAPSGSGKTTLVKHALETISELQFSISCTTRKPRGSEVHAVDYHFLSPDEFRQKIAEDAFVEYEEVYTDKYYGTLKSEVEKIWNMGKVVIFDVDVKGGVSLKKYFGEQALSIFIKPPSIEELERRLISRDTDDAETIRIRIEKSEEEMSYADQFDTIVVNDDLEKAKKETELLIRNFIASSEAGL